Proteins from a genomic interval of Gordonia sp. SL306:
- the glpX gene encoding class II fructose-bisphosphatase, with amino-acid sequence MSPSPQAPDRNLAMELVRVTEAAALAAGRWVGRGDKNSGDGAAVDAMRELLSTVSMRGVVVIGEGEKDEAPMLYNGEEVGDGDGPDCDVAVDPIDGTTLMAEGRPNSIAVIAVSERGTMYDPSAVFYMDKIAVGPEAKGAININESVGWNINSVAKAKGIDVADLTVIVLDRPRHADLIGEIRQAGAKIRLISDGDVAGAVAAADDYSTVDMLMGVGGTPEGIITAVAMKCMGGEIQGKLWPRNDEERQKAIDAGHDLDRVLTNDILVRGENSFFCATGVTNGDMLRGVTYRPNGATTRSLVMRSKSGTIRRIESVHQPSKLREYARLDL; translated from the coding sequence ATGTCCCCGTCCCCACAGGCCCCTGATCGCAACCTGGCCATGGAGTTGGTCCGAGTCACCGAGGCGGCGGCACTCGCGGCCGGTCGATGGGTCGGTCGTGGTGACAAGAACAGTGGCGACGGTGCTGCGGTCGACGCGATGCGCGAACTGCTGTCGACCGTGTCGATGCGTGGCGTCGTGGTGATCGGTGAGGGCGAGAAGGACGAGGCGCCGATGCTCTACAACGGCGAAGAGGTCGGCGACGGCGACGGCCCGGACTGCGACGTGGCGGTCGACCCCATCGACGGGACCACGCTGATGGCCGAGGGTCGCCCCAACTCCATCGCGGTGATCGCGGTCAGCGAGCGCGGCACCATGTACGACCCGTCCGCGGTCTTCTACATGGACAAGATCGCCGTCGGCCCGGAGGCCAAGGGCGCCATCAATATCAACGAGTCCGTCGGCTGGAACATCAACTCGGTCGCGAAGGCCAAGGGCATCGATGTCGCAGACCTCACCGTCATCGTCCTCGACCGTCCGCGCCATGCCGACCTGATCGGGGAGATCCGTCAGGCAGGCGCCAAGATCCGTCTCATCTCCGACGGCGACGTCGCCGGTGCGGTGGCCGCGGCCGACGACTACTCCACCGTGGACATGCTGATGGGCGTCGGCGGTACCCCCGAGGGCATCATCACCGCCGTCGCGATGAAATGCATGGGCGGCGAGATCCAGGGCAAACTCTGGCCGCGCAACGACGAGGAACGCCAGAAGGCGATCGACGCAGGCCACGACCTCGACCGCGTCCTGACCAACGACATCCTGGTCCGTGGCGAGAATTCCTTCTTCTGTGCGACAGGGGTGACCAACGGGGACATGCTCCGCGGGGTCACCTACCGCCCCAACGGCGCCACCACGCGCTCGCTGGTGATGCGCTCCAAGTCGGGCACCATCCGCCGCATCGAGTCGGTCCACCAGCCGTCCAAGTTGCGCGAGTACGCCCGACTCGATCTCTGA